The following proteins are encoded in a genomic region of Nitratireductor sp. GISD-1A_MAKvit:
- a CDS encoding N-formylglutamate amidohydrolase, which produces MSLHTSVGESDRLLASLDPDPVTIINGDSSFPVLLVCEHAGKTVPQALDDLGLSAEALDAHIGWDIGAAGVTRLLADQIGAPAILQSYSRLVIDCNRPPEAPDAMPEVSDGVPVPGNRGLTPGQRAARRREIFDPFNTAVAKLRGQPNCRAILSIHSFNPQLQDGVNRPWEISFLYRKDAATSERLRHLVLESAPDLTVGMNEPYQIDDESDWFVPRHGEESGLPHSLIEIRNDLISDADGQAEWAKLMATVIHRFATEL; this is translated from the coding sequence ATGAGCCTTCACACATCTGTCGGGGAGAGCGATCGGCTTCTGGCGTCGCTCGACCCTGATCCGGTCACGATCATCAATGGAGACAGCAGTTTTCCGGTGCTTCTGGTCTGCGAGCATGCAGGGAAGACAGTCCCGCAGGCGCTTGATGACCTGGGGCTGAGCGCGGAAGCGCTCGATGCCCATATCGGATGGGATATCGGTGCTGCCGGGGTGACACGGCTGCTTGCGGACCAGATCGGTGCGCCGGCCATCCTGCAGAGCTACAGCCGGCTTGTGATCGATTGCAACCGCCCGCCGGAAGCCCCCGATGCGATGCCGGAAGTGAGCGATGGTGTGCCGGTGCCGGGCAATCGGGGCCTGACGCCCGGGCAGCGCGCGGCACGCCGGCGCGAAATTTTCGACCCTTTCAATACAGCCGTTGCAAAATTGCGCGGCCAGCCGAACTGCCGGGCAATTCTCTCAATCCACAGCTTCAATCCACAGCTTCAGGATGGTGTGAATCGGCCCTGGGAAATCAGTTTCCTTTACCGTAAGGACGCCGCGACCTCAGAGCGGCTGCGGCATCTCGTTCTGGAGAGTGCGCCGGACCTGACCGTGGGCATGAACGAACCCTATCAGATCGATGATGAGTCGGACTGGTTCGTGCCGCGCCACGGGGAAGAAAGCGGTCTGCCCCACAGTCTCATCGAAATACGCAACGACCTCATCTCAGATGCTGACGGGCAAGCGGAATGGGCAAAGCTCATGGCCACCGTCATTCATCGCTTCGCAACGGAGTTATAG
- the metH gene encoding methionine synthase, with amino-acid sequence MSSIDELFGPVGEKPDGSEIFAALHKAARERILILDGAMGTQIQGLGFDEDHFRGDRFVGCACHQQGNNDLLNLTQPKAIEEEHFRYAMAGADILETNTFSSTTIAQADYGMEEMVYELNRDGARLARRAAKRAEEKDGVRRFVAGALGPTNRTASISPDVNNPGYRAVTFDDLRIAYGEQLGGLLDGGADMVLIETIFDTLNAKAAIFACEEIFAERGIRLPVMISGTITDLSGRTLSGQTPTAFWHSVRHAKPVTIGLNCALGAAAMRPHLAELSGVADTLICAYPNAGLPNAFGQYDESPEMMAEQVAEFAREGLINVVGGCCGSTPEHIAAIRDAVANHPPREIPERPPQMRLSGLEPFTLTDDIPFVNVGERTNVTGSAKFRKLITAGDYATALDVALNQVEGGAQIIDVNMDEGLIDSKKAMIEFLNLVAAEPDIARVPVMIDSSKWEVIEAGLKCVQGKAVVNSISLKEGEEAFLEQARLCRMYGAAMVVMAFDETGQADTRARKVEICTRAYKLLTEKAGVAPEDIIFDPNVFAIATGIEEHDNYGVDFIEATREIIKTLPHVHISGGVSNLSFSFRGNEPVREAMHAVFLYHAIQAGMDMGIVNAGQLAVYDTIDPELREACEDVVLNREPKAGGTATERMLDIAERYRGTGGREAKEKDLSWRELPVEKRIEHALVNGITEYIDVDTEEARQKAERPLHVIEGPLMAGMNVVGDLFGAGKMFLPQVVKSARVMKQAVALLLPYMEEEKRANGGGERESAGKILMATVKGDVHDIGKNIVGVVLACNNYEIIDLGVMVPAAKILETAREEKVDIIGLSGLITPSLDEMVHVAAEMEREGYDIPLLIGGATTSRVHTAVKIHPSYERGQAVHVNDASRAVGVVSNLLSAETRDGYIEKLREEYRKVTEAHERSERDKQRLPIAKARANPHRIDWASYTPPKPSFTGTKVFESWDLEELARYIDWTPFFQTWEMKGRYPKILEDEKQGEAARQLFADAQAMLKKIIDEQWFVPRAVVGFWPANAVGDDVRLFTDETRKEELASFFTLRQQLTKRGNKPNVALSDFVAPLDSGKPDWIGGFVVTAGIEEVAIAERFERANDDYNSILVKALADRFAEAFAERMHEKVRREFWGYAGDESFTPEELIAEPYAGIRPAPGYPAQPDHTEKMTLFRLLDAEKNAGVELTESMAMWPGSSVSGLYYSHPESYYFGVAKVERDQVEDYAARKGMDVAEVERWLGPVLNYLPSSYSEAAE; translated from the coding sequence ATGTCGTCTATCGATGAACTGTTTGGTCCCGTTGGCGAAAAGCCGGATGGATCGGAAATCTTCGCCGCGCTGCACAAGGCTGCGCGCGAGCGCATTCTCATCCTTGACGGTGCGATGGGCACGCAGATCCAGGGGCTGGGCTTCGACGAGGATCACTTTCGCGGTGACCGCTTCGTGGGTTGCGCCTGTCACCAGCAGGGCAATAACGACCTCCTCAACCTGACGCAGCCCAAGGCGATCGAGGAAGAGCATTTCCGCTACGCGATGGCGGGTGCGGACATTCTCGAAACAAACACCTTCTCCTCCACGACCATCGCACAGGCCGATTACGGCATGGAGGAGATGGTCTATGAGCTTAACCGCGATGGCGCGCGGCTTGCCCGCCGGGCGGCCAAGCGTGCCGAAGAGAAGGATGGCGTGCGCCGCTTCGTGGCTGGTGCGCTCGGACCGACCAACCGCACCGCCTCCATCTCGCCGGACGTGAACAATCCCGGCTACCGCGCCGTGACCTTCGACGATCTGCGCATCGCCTATGGCGAACAGCTGGGCGGGCTGCTCGATGGCGGCGCGGACATGGTTCTCATCGAGACCATCTTCGACACGCTGAACGCCAAGGCGGCGATCTTTGCCTGCGAAGAAATCTTTGCCGAGCGTGGGATTCGCCTGCCGGTGATGATCTCCGGCACGATCACCGATCTTTCCGGCCGCACGCTTTCCGGCCAGACACCGACGGCCTTCTGGCATTCGGTACGGCACGCCAAGCCGGTCACGATCGGTCTGAACTGTGCGCTGGGTGCTGCGGCCATGCGCCCGCATCTGGCGGAGCTTTCCGGCGTGGCCGACACGCTGATCTGTGCCTATCCGAATGCCGGCCTGCCGAATGCCTTTGGCCAGTATGACGAAAGCCCGGAAATGATGGCCGAGCAGGTCGCGGAGTTCGCGCGCGAGGGGCTGATCAATGTGGTTGGCGGCTGCTGCGGCTCGACACCCGAGCACATTGCCGCAATCCGTGATGCGGTTGCGAACCATCCGCCGCGCGAAATCCCCGAGCGTCCGCCGCAGATGCGGCTTTCGGGGCTGGAGCCTTTCACGCTGACCGACGACATTCCCTTCGTCAATGTGGGTGAGCGCACCAATGTCACGGGCTCTGCAAAATTCCGCAAGCTCATCACCGCAGGCGACTATGCGACCGCGCTCGACGTGGCACTCAATCAGGTTGAGGGCGGGGCGCAGATCATCGACGTCAACATGGATGAGGGCCTGATCGACTCCAAGAAGGCGATGATCGAGTTCCTCAATCTGGTGGCGGCGGAGCCGGACATTGCGCGCGTGCCGGTGATGATCGATTCCTCCAAATGGGAGGTGATCGAAGCGGGCCTCAAATGTGTGCAGGGCAAGGCCGTGGTGAACTCCATCTCGCTCAAGGAGGGCGAGGAAGCGTTTCTGGAGCAGGCCAGACTGTGCCGCATGTATGGTGCGGCGATGGTGGTGATGGCGTTCGACGAAACCGGTCAGGCCGACACCAGGGCCCGCAAGGTGGAAATCTGCACCCGCGCCTACAAGCTCCTGACCGAAAAGGCCGGTGTCGCGCCGGAAGACATCATCTTCGATCCGAATGTTTTCGCGATCGCGACCGGTATTGAAGAGCACGACAATTACGGCGTCGACTTCATCGAGGCGACGCGCGAGATCATAAAGACCCTACCGCATGTCCATATCTCGGGCGGCGTGTCGAACCTCTCCTTCTCGTTCCGTGGCAATGAGCCCGTGCGCGAGGCGATGCATGCCGTGTTCCTTTACCACGCCATTCAGGCGGGCATGGACATGGGCATCGTCAATGCCGGCCAGCTTGCCGTCTATGACACCATTGATCCGGAGCTGCGCGAGGCCTGCGAGGATGTGGTGCTGAACCGCGAGCCGAAGGCGGGCGGTACGGCGACGGAGCGGATGCTCGATATCGCCGAACGCTATCGCGGCACTGGCGGACGCGAGGCCAAGGAGAAGGATCTCTCCTGGCGGGAGCTACCGGTCGAGAAGCGGATCGAACATGCGCTCGTCAACGGCATCACCGAATATATCGACGTGGACACCGAGGAAGCGCGGCAGAAGGCAGAGCGCCCGCTGCATGTGATCGAAGGCCCGCTGATGGCCGGAATGAATGTGGTCGGCGATCTGTTCGGCGCGGGCAAGATGTTCCTGCCGCAGGTCGTGAAGTCGGCGCGCGTGATGAAGCAGGCCGTGGCTCTTCTTCTTCCCTATATGGAGGAGGAGAAGCGGGCCAATGGCGGCGGCGAGCGCGAGAGCGCCGGCAAGATCCTGATGGCCACGGTGAAGGGCGATGTCCATGACATCGGCAAGAACATCGTCGGCGTCGTTCTGGCCTGCAACAATTACGAGATCATCGATCTGGGCGTGATGGTGCCAGCGGCGAAGATTCTGGAGACCGCGCGCGAAGAGAAAGTCGACATCATCGGGCTTTCCGGTCTCATCACCCCGTCGCTTGACGAGATGGTGCATGTGGCGGCCGAAATGGAACGCGAAGGGTACGATATTCCGCTCCTGATCGGCGGTGCGACGACCAGCCGTGTGCACACGGCGGTGAAGATCCACCCGAGCTATGAGCGCGGGCAGGCGGTTCACGTAAACGATGCGAGCCGTGCGGTTGGCGTGGTTTCGAACCTGCTTTCGGCAGAGACACGCGACGGGTACATCGAAAAACTGCGCGAAGAGTATCGCAAGGTCACGGAGGCGCATGAGCGCTCCGAGCGTGACAAGCAGCGTCTGCCGATCGCAAAGGCACGCGCCAATCCGCACAGGATCGACTGGGCCAGTTACACCCCGCCCAAGCCGAGCTTCACCGGCACGAAAGTGTTTGAGAGCTGGGATCTGGAAGAACTGGCGCGCTATATCGACTGGACGCCCTTCTTCCAGACATGGGAGATGAAGGGGCGCTACCCGAAAATTCTCGAAGACGAGAAGCAGGGCGAGGCCGCGCGGCAGCTCTTTGCCGACGCGCAGGCAATGCTGAAGAAGATCATCGACGAACAATGGTTCGTGCCGCGTGCCGTGGTCGGGTTCTGGCCGGCCAATGCGGTGGGCGACGATGTGCGTCTCTTCACCGATGAGACACGGAAAGAGGAACTCGCTTCTTTCTTTACCCTGCGCCAGCAGCTCACCAAGCGTGGCAACAAGCCGAATGTTGCCCTGTCGGATTTCGTTGCGCCCCTGGACAGCGGAAAGCCTGACTGGATTGGCGGGTTCGTCGTGACAGCGGGCATTGAGGAAGTGGCGATTGCCGAACGCTTCGAGCGCGCGAATGACGACTACAACTCGATCCTCGTGAAGGCGCTGGCCGACCGGTTTGCGGAAGCATTCGCCGAACGCATGCATGAGAAGGTGCGCAGGGAATTCTGGGGTTATGCGGGCGATGAGAGCTTTACGCCCGAAGAGCTGATCGCCGAACCCTATGCGGGCATTCGCCCGGCACCGGGCTATCCGGCGCAGCCGGATCACACGGAGAAGATGACGCTGTTCAGGCTGCTCGATGCGGAGAAGAATGCTGGAGTGGAACTGACCGAAAGCATGGCCATGTGGCCGGGGTCATCCGTCTCAGGGCTCTATTATTCGCATCCGGAAAGCTATTATTTCGGCGTTGCCAAGGTCGAGCGCGATCAGGTGGAAGACTATGCCGCACGCAAGGGCATGGATGTGGCAGAGGTGGAGCGCTGGCTCGGGCCGGTGCTGAACTATCTCCCGTCTTCCTATTCGGAAGCTGCCGAATAA
- a CDS encoding ABC transporter substrate-binding protein has translation MNKLLISTLLASAMAFPAAAETLRVGVATAQTGALAPFDTPVIDGIHIAVDEINEAGGIDGKIKIELLEKDVRSDAAQTSIATQELVDEGVSVIVLPCDADPALAAIGVVTEAQIPAISTCASSPTLPQIGGDYMFANFPGDNVQATVSAKWAYDEGHRSAYIIYSPDTQYTTMPLYFAEVFEKLGGEMLGEDTHTIGQQDFSAIATRIAALDPQPDVIMTSTYEPDFPSMLKALRAAGVESQIIGSDGIDSPTTFSLGAVAEGLVFTTAGHPTEGSPLEAFNKKFEEVNGKAPETVFNAVGYDLVKVLEAAVIAADGSTDAQTLRDAIANLENVQGATSTITYKGTDGMPLREVSLIRVKDGGRELIGQPTPDASLIPEPRVQ, from the coding sequence TTGCAACCGCACAGACCGGCGCGCTTGCGCCCTTCGACACGCCCGTGATCGACGGCATTCACATCGCCGTGGACGAGATCAACGAAGCCGGCGGCATCGACGGCAAGATCAAGATCGAGCTTCTGGAAAAAGATGTGCGTTCGGACGCGGCACAGACCTCCATCGCCACCCAGGAGCTGGTGGATGAAGGCGTTTCCGTGATCGTGCTGCCCTGCGATGCCGACCCGGCGCTTGCCGCCATTGGTGTCGTGACCGAAGCGCAGATCCCGGCGATCTCCACCTGCGCCTCCTCGCCCACTCTCCCGCAGATTGGCGGTGACTACATGTTCGCCAATTTCCCTGGCGACAATGTACAGGCGACGGTCTCGGCGAAATGGGCCTATGACGAGGGCCATCGCAGCGCCTACATCATCTATTCGCCCGACACGCAGTACACGACCATGCCGCTCTATTTCGCGGAAGTGTTCGAGAAGCTGGGCGGCGAGATGCTGGGCGAGGACACGCACACGATTGGTCAGCAGGATTTCTCCGCCATCGCCACGCGCATTGCGGCACTTGATCCGCAGCCCGATGTCATCATGACCTCGACCTATGAGCCGGATTTCCCCTCAATGCTGAAGGCGCTGCGCGCTGCCGGCGTGGAAAGCCAGATCATCGGGTCCGACGGCATCGACAGCCCGACCACCTTCTCGCTGGGTGCCGTGGCTGAAGGTCTTGTCTTCACGACGGCGGGCCATCCGACCGAGGGCAGCCCGCTCGAAGCCTTCAACAAGAAGTTCGAAGAGGTGAACGGCAAGGCTCCCGAAACCGTGTTCAATGCAGTCGGCTACGACCTTGTGAAAGTGCTGGAGGCGGCGGTGATTGCGGCGGACGGTTCCACCGACGCACAGACGCTGCGCGATGCCATCGCCAATCTGGAGAATGTGCAGGGCGCGACGAGCACCATCACCTACAAGGGCACGGACGGAATGCCGCTGCGCGAGGTAAGCCTGATCCGCGTGAAGGATGGCGGACGCGAGCTGATCGGACAACCGACACCGGACGCTTCGCTCATCCCCGAACCCCGCGTTCAGTGA
- a CDS encoding DUF779 domain-containing protein: MTTNDKVSATPEALALLAEIIADHGPVLFHQSGGCCDGSSPMCYPRGDFIVGEHDVLLGHISDTPVFISASQFEAWKHTDLIIDVVPGRGGMFSLDNGREKRFLTRSRVCNVPEAK; the protein is encoded by the coding sequence ATGACCACGAATGACAAGGTTTCAGCGACACCGGAAGCGCTTGCGCTGCTCGCCGAGATCATCGCCGATCACGGCCCCGTTCTTTTCCACCAGTCAGGCGGTTGCTGCGACGGCTCTTCGCCCATGTGCTACCCGCGCGGCGATTTCATCGTGGGAGAGCACGACGTGCTTTTGGGCCATATCTCAGACACCCCGGTCTTCATCAGCGCGTCACAGTTTGAAGCGTGGAAGCACACCGATCTGATCATCGACGTGGTGCCAGGGCGCGGCGGGATGTTCTCGCTCGACAATGGGCGCGAAAAACGCTTTCTCACCCGCTCGCGTGTCTGCAACGTGCCTGAAGCCAAATAG
- a CDS encoding branched-chain amino acid ABC transporter permease: MDLFLQQTVNAFALGGTYALLALGLAMVFSTMGLINFAHGELMTIAGYILMACGLAGVPFAFSILLAIAAAVLAAVAMERIAFRPVRNASGATMLVTSFAVSMILQVLFQNFISARSQAVLVPEILSESVRFGGLVIGVNKIAAIVTTIVMLIFLDRFMKHHRIGIAMRAAAEDFSVARLMGIRANTVIAGAFALSGFLAGVAAVLWVSQRASVDPLMGFTPVLKAFIAAILGGLGSLRGAVAGGFLLGFIEIYLAAYLPAGMQEFRDPIALCLVVLVLIFRPNGLIPSPALKAEKV; this comes from the coding sequence ATGGATCTGTTTTTACAGCAAACCGTCAATGCCTTCGCACTCGGCGGCACCTATGCGCTGCTTGCGCTGGGTCTTGCGATGGTCTTTTCCACCATGGGGCTGATCAATTTCGCCCATGGCGAGTTGATGACCATCGCCGGCTACATTCTAATGGCCTGCGGGCTGGCGGGGGTTCCCTTCGCTTTCTCCATCCTGCTTGCCATTGCGGCTGCGGTGCTTGCCGCCGTGGCCATGGAGCGCATTGCCTTCAGGCCGGTGAGAAACGCTTCCGGCGCGACGATGCTGGTGACCAGTTTCGCCGTCTCGATGATATTGCAGGTTCTGTTTCAGAACTTCATTTCCGCCCGTTCGCAGGCGGTTCTGGTGCCGGAAATCCTGTCTGAAAGCGTGCGCTTTGGCGGGCTGGTGATCGGCGTGAACAAGATTGCGGCAATCGTCACCACCATCGTGATGCTGATCTTTCTCGACCGTTTCATGAAGCACCACCGCATCGGCATCGCCATGCGGGCGGCAGCGGAGGATTTTTCGGTGGCCCGCCTCATGGGCATCCGCGCCAATACGGTGATTGCAGGTGCGTTCGCGCTGTCGGGTTTTCTCGCTGGTGTTGCCGCCGTGCTCTGGGTCAGCCAGCGCGCTTCGGTCGATCCGCTGATGGGTTTCACGCCCGTTCTGAAAGCCTTTATTGCCGCCATTCTGGGTGGTCTCGGCTCGCTGCGCGGCGCCGTGGCCGGCGGCTTTCTGCTTGGTTTCATCGAAATCTATCTGGCGGCCTATCTGCCTGCCGGCATGCAGGAATTCCGAGATCCCATCGCCCTTTGCCTGGTCGTTCTCGTGCTGATCTTCCGCCCGAACGGCCTTATCCCGTCGCCAGCCCTCAAGGCGGAGAAAGTATGA
- a CDS encoding GAF domain-containing protein gives MGGRGLAYHADRVLAAVDSNRAAKSALVASWQRSCRLHRLDPAERRAPQRICDHELAAARARMEPLIRSAQTPLDQLFRAVGGSGCCVVLADRQGILMERRGTPGDDETFRQWGLWTGTVWSEQSEGTNGIGTCLVERRTLTIHRDQHFHSRNTLLSCTTAPVFDHEGHLAGALDVSSCRADLTEGFVSLIATAASDAARRIEAEAFRLAYPQARIMLLPAADPSALIAVDGDDLVIGATRTARALLDLPAGPLADPLPACEVLGGSQKTTPGLADAERNALRRALASAGGNVSQAARQLGISRATMHRKMARLGVERSH, from the coding sequence ATGGGTGGACGTGGTCTGGCCTATCACGCAGACAGGGTTCTTGCGGCAGTGGATTCCAATCGTGCCGCCAAATCCGCTCTTGTGGCTTCGTGGCAGCGATCCTGCAGGCTTCACCGGCTCGATCCGGCAGAAAGGCGCGCACCGCAACGCATCTGCGATCACGAGCTCGCTGCCGCCCGTGCCCGCATGGAGCCCCTGATCCGCTCGGCCCAGACACCCCTCGATCAGCTTTTTCGCGCTGTCGGCGGCTCCGGCTGCTGCGTGGTTCTGGCAGACCGGCAGGGCATTCTCATGGAGCGGCGCGGCACGCCAGGTGATGACGAAACCTTCCGCCAGTGGGGTCTGTGGACCGGCACGGTCTGGAGCGAGCAGAGCGAAGGCACCAATGGCATCGGCACCTGCCTTGTGGAGCGCCGCACGCTGACAATCCACCGCGACCAGCACTTTCATTCCCGCAACACGCTTCTTTCCTGCACCACCGCCCCCGTATTCGATCATGAAGGCCATCTTGCGGGCGCGCTGGATGTTTCGTCCTGCCGTGCCGACCTCACGGAAGGCTTCGTCAGCCTCATCGCCACGGCGGCCAGCGATGCCGCGCGGCGCATAGAGGCCGAAGCGTTTCGCCTCGCCTACCCGCAGGCCCGCATCATGCTCCTGCCTGCGGCGGACCCCTCTGCCCTCATCGCCGTCGATGGAGACGATCTTGTGATCGGCGCAACCCGCACCGCCCGCGCGCTTCTGGATCTGCCTGCCGGGCCACTTGCAGATCCCCTGCCCGCATGCGAAGTGCTGGGCGGCTCGCAAAAGACGACACCCGGCCTTGCCGACGCCGAGCGCAACGCGCTGCGACGTGCTCTTGCCAGTGCCGGCGGGAACGTTTCGCAGGCCGCACGCCAGCTCGGCATTTCCCGCGCCACCATGCATCGCAAAATGGCAAGACTCGGTGTGGAACGTTCCCATTGA
- a CDS encoding aminotransferase class III-fold pyridoxal phosphate-dependent enzyme: MTAILDTVPRFSEEEAAGLLKDVYGIEGTLSALASERDQNFKVKTPDGAFIFKVVNAAEPSEESDFQTALLQHMRQAAPDLPVPQLLPTLKGEALGSVEGANGATHRLRLVSWIEGTPLAEVPRSEAAMQSLGGLLGRFNSALKGFMHPGAVRALDWDLRLAGNSRARLDHIRDADDRALAERFIARFEADVLPRLSRLRGGVIHNDANDWNVLVDPEDHTKICGLIDFGDALYSALICEVAIAGAYGALDCDDPLGAIGALAAGFHAQYPLLEEEVDLLFDLVAMRLVTSVTISASRQSEVADNPYLAVSEKPAWDLLRRLGAMDPRFATAVLRSACGFEAMRGARAVKSWLAKNRRRFAPVLARPAASYPTAHVPLGDRSDAIAIASAEERPDEAQALWEEAVGDATRILGIGPWGEDRGVYTSEIFESRLIAGTRRTRHLGLDLFLPAGAALYAPVAGIVREVSIEPARLGYGAVMVLEHAPEDGPAFLSLWGHLAHEVVDRLKVGDRVEAGAFLAHMGGPKENGGWMPHLHLQIACDTTMSADDILGVGETRYLETWGELFPDASDFAGLVAVDAGRLSKAEIVEKRQSLLLPNLSISYEEPIKFVKGEGVWLIDDRGRAYLDCFNNVCHLGHCHPAVVEALATQAATLNTNTRYLHDNIVAYAERLTATMPEELSIAAFVNSGSEANSLALRMMRAHTGRENAIVLDWSYHGTTQELIDLSPYKFRRKGGQEPKPHVHVAALPDAYRAPADWPQEELAKRFAVSVAEQIDAMAARGEAPGFFIAESIPSVAGQVFMPEGYLEEVYRMVRAAGGLCIADEVQVGFGRIGSHWWAFETQGVVPDIATVGKPIGNGHPMGALVVRREIAESFHNGMEYFNTFGGNPVSCAVGLAVIDTIERDGLRQNAAEIGAYLKAGFIELQHRYPVIGDVRGMGLFLGIELVEDRETKVPATAAARAICNEARARGVLMGTEGPYDNVLKMRPSMIFSKANADHLLGVLEESFEAVARAG, encoded by the coding sequence ATGACCGCAATTCTCGACACGGTTCCGCGCTTTTCTGAGGAAGAGGCGGCAGGGCTCCTCAAGGATGTCTATGGCATCGAGGGCACACTTTCGGCGCTGGCGAGCGAACGGGACCAGAATTTCAAGGTGAAGACGCCGGATGGCGCGTTCATCTTCAAGGTCGTCAACGCGGCCGAACCGTCCGAAGAAAGCGATTTCCAGACGGCGCTCCTGCAGCACATGAGGCAAGCTGCGCCGGACCTGCCGGTGCCGCAGCTTCTTCCCACACTGAAGGGTGAGGCGCTGGGTTCTGTTGAAGGTGCGAACGGTGCGACGCACCGGCTGCGGCTTGTCAGCTGGATCGAAGGCACGCCGCTTGCCGAAGTGCCACGCAGCGAGGCGGCCATGCAAAGCCTCGGCGGGCTGCTTGGCCGGTTCAACAGTGCACTCAAGGGTTTCATGCATCCCGGCGCGGTGCGGGCACTCGACTGGGATCTGCGACTGGCCGGCAACAGCCGCGCGCGGCTTGACCATATCCGCGATGCGGATGACCGGGCGCTTGCAGAGCGCTTCATCGCACGGTTTGAGGCCGATGTGCTGCCGCGGCTTTCGCGCCTGCGCGGCGGGGTGATCCACAATGACGCCAATGACTGGAACGTGCTGGTCGACCCGGAGGATCATACCAAGATCTGCGGCCTGATCGATTTCGGCGATGCGCTTTACAGCGCGCTGATCTGCGAAGTGGCGATTGCCGGTGCCTATGGCGCGCTCGACTGCGATGACCCGCTGGGGGCGATCGGGGCGCTGGCTGCGGGGTTCCACGCGCAGTATCCCTTGCTTGAAGAAGAGGTCGATCTCCTGTTCGATCTCGTCGCCATGCGGCTTGTCACTTCGGTGACGATCTCGGCCAGCCGTCAATCGGAAGTGGCCGACAATCCCTATCTCGCTGTCAGCGAAAAGCCGGCCTGGGATCTTCTGCGCCGGCTTGGTGCGATGGACCCGCGCTTTGCCACGGCCGTTTTGCGCAGTGCCTGCGGCTTTGAAGCGATGCGGGGTGCGCGCGCGGTGAAAAGCTGGCTTGCGAAGAACCGCCGCCGCTTTGCGCCGGTGCTGGCGCGGCCGGCCGCAAGCTATCCAACGGCGCATGTGCCTCTGGGCGACCGGAGCGATGCAATCGCCATCGCATCCGCCGAGGAACGTCCCGACGAGGCGCAGGCGCTGTGGGAAGAGGCAGTGGGCGATGCGACGCGCATTCTGGGCATCGGCCCGTGGGGCGAGGATCGCGGGGTCTATACGAGCGAGATTTTCGAATCCCGCCTGATCGCCGGTACCCGCCGCACGCGGCATCTGGGGCTCGATCTTTTCCTGCCGGCGGGGGCTGCGCTCTATGCACCGGTCGCAGGCATCGTGCGCGAGGTGAGCATCGAGCCAGCGCGGCTTGGCTATGGCGCGGTGATGGTGCTGGAGCATGCGCCCGAGGATGGTCCTGCCTTCCTGTCGCTGTGGGGGCATCTTGCCCATGAGGTGGTGGACCGGCTGAAAGTCGGCGACCGGGTCGAGGCCGGCGCATTCCTGGCGCATATGGGTGGGCCGAAGGAAAATGGCGGCTGGATGCCGCATCTGCATCTGCAGATCGCCTGCGACACGACGATGAGCGCCGACGACATTCTGGGCGTTGGTGAGACGCGCTATCTGGAAACATGGGGTGAGCTTTTCCCCGATGCCAGCGATTTCGCCGGGCTCGTGGCGGTGGATGCGGGGCGGCTTTCCAAGGCCGAGATCGTGGAGAAGCGCCAGTCGCTGCTCCTGCCGAACCTGTCGATTTCCTATGAGGAGCCGATCAAGTTCGTGAAGGGCGAGGGCGTCTGGCTGATCGATGATCGCGGCCGCGCCTATCTCGATTGCTTCAACAATGTCTGCCATCTTGGCCATTGTCACCCGGCGGTGGTGGAGGCGCTGGCCACGCAGGCGGCCACGCTCAACACCAATACGCGCTATCTGCATGACAACATCGTCGCCTATGCTGAGCGTCTGACGGCGACCATGCCCGAGGAACTCTCCATTGCGGCCTTCGTGAATTCGGGTTCGGAGGCGAACAGTCTGGCGCTGCGCATGATGCGGGCACATACGGGCCGGGAGAACGCCATCGTTCTCGATTGGTCGTATCATGGTACCACGCAAGAACTGATCGATCTCAGTCCCTACAAGTTTCGTCGCAAGGGCGGGCAGGAGCCAAAGCCGCATGTGCATGTGGCCGCCCTGCCGGATGCCTATCGCGCACCAGCCGACTGGCCACAGGAAGAACTGGCAAAGCGCTTTGCCGTAAGCGTGGCAGAGCAGATCGACGCCATGGCGGCGAGAGGCGAGGCGCCAGGTTTCTTTATTGCCGAATCCATCCCAAGCGTTGCCGGGCAGGTCTTTATGCCGGAAGGCTATCTGGAGGAGGTTTACCGCATGGTGCGGGCGGCAGGCGGCCTCTGCATCGCCGACGAGGTGCAGGTGGGCTTTGGCCGTATCGGCAGCCATTGGTGGGCGTTTGAGACGCAGGGCGTGGTGCCCGACATCGCCACGGTGGGCAAGCCCATCGGCAACGGCCATCCGATGGGTGCGCTGGTGGTGCGGCGCGAGATCGCCGAAAGCTTCCACAATGGCATGGAGTATTTCAACACGTTTGGCGGCAACCCGGTCTCCTGTGCGGTGGGGCTTGCGGTGATCGACACGATCGAGCGTGATGGCCTGCGCCAGAACGCAGCGGAAATCGGCGCCTATCTCAAGGCGGGCTTCATCGAGCTTCAGCACCGCTACCCTGTGATTGGCGATGTGCGCGGCATGGGCCTCTTCCTTGGCATCGAACTGGTGGAAGACCGCGAGACGAAGGTTCCCGCCACCGCGGCGGCGCGTGCCATCTGCAACGAGGCGCGGGCGCGCGGCGTGTTGATGGGCACGGAAGGGCCATACGACAACGTGCTGAAAATGCGCCCTTCGATGATCTTCTCCAAGGCCAATGCAGACCATCTTCTGGGCGTTCTGGAAGAAAGTTTCGAGGCTGTGGCGCGGGCCGGCTGA